The segment TCTGGGTAAATTTACCGGCGCGAATACGCTGGTGGTTGAAGGGGAAAATGGGGCAACGACCATTAACTTCGATAACGCTATTATCGCTGCGGGCTCGCGTCCTATTCAGCTTCCCTTTATTCCTCATGACGACGCGCGCGTATGGGATTCCACCGACGCACTGGAGCTGAAAGAAGTTCCTGAGCGCCTGCTGGTAATGGGCGGCGGTATCATCGGTCTGGAAATGGCGACCGTCTACCATGCACTCGGCTCACAGATCGACGTGGTCGAAATGTTTGATCAGGTTATTCCCGCTGCCGATAAAGACGTGGTGAAAGTCTTCACCAAGCGCATCAGCAAGCAGTTCAACCTGATTCTGGAAACGAAAGTGACCGCCGTTGAAGCGAAAGACGACGGTATCTACGTTTCCATGGAAGGTAAAAAAGCGCCGACCGAACCTCAGCGCTACGATGCGGTACTGGTTGCTATTGGTCGCGTACCTAACGGTAAAGGCCTTGATGCAGGTCAGGCGGGCGTGGAAGTGGACGATCGCGGCTTTATTCGCGTTGATAAGCAGATGCGCACCAACGTGCCGCATATCTACGCCATTGGCGATATCGTTGGTCAGCCGATGCTGGCGCACAAAGGCGTCCATGAAGGCCACGTAGCGGCCGAAGTGATTTCCGGTAAGAAGCACTACTTCGATCCGAAGGTGATCCCTTCGATCGCTTATACCGAGCCAGAGGTTGCCTGGGTTGGTCTGACCGAGAAAGAAGCGAAAGAAAAAGGCATCAGCTACGAGACGTCGATTTTCCCATGGGCGGCCTCGGGACGCGCTATCGCTTCCGACTGTGCAGACGGTATGACCAAGCTGATTTTCGATAAAGAGACGCATCGCGTCATCGGCGGCGCCATTGTCGGCACTAACGGCGGGGAGCTGCTGGGCGAGATTGGCCTGGCTATCGAAATGGGCTGTGACGCCGAAGATATCGCGCTGACTATCCATGCGCACCCGACGCTGCATGAGTCCGTAGGCCTGGCGGCTGAAATCTTCGAGGGTAGCATCACCGACCTGCCTAACCCGAAAGCGAAGAAAAAGTAAGCCTCTTTACTGATAAAAAAGCTCCCGGATGAACTAACCCCATAATGTTGGACACGGGCATTTTTTAGATTTCCCCCGACCTTAAGTAGATTGGTCGGGGAATTCAAGGGAATTACTCAACTCGATTATTTGGATTTAATCTGAAATTGTTTTGCCTCTTCCCATACGCCCTCAAGATTCCAGAGACATTTTGCCCCGTCAGGATCATCCAGCAATGCGAGTCGTGTATCAGCATAGTATGCGTCAGCTCTCTTGTCGGATCTCACTACCTTCAACACGCAAACAATATCGGTACCTCCAACTTTGGAATTTTCCCGACGATCAATCTTGCGCAATACTGATAATACTTTTCCCGTATTAATAGGTAGCGCAGTCGCTAAAGCATCTTCAAGCTGAACAGCCTGTTCTTTACTAACCTTTAGTGCCAGAGAAGGTACTATAGACAACCAATCTTCCTGGCCGGATGCCACTTTTTGGGAGATGTAATTCCAGTCAGAAGCAGAGAGCCGCGCCCTGGTCGCCGATTCAGGTGTAATTGCTGCAAACACGACAGCAGGCAGTATTAACGTAACGGCAAGTAGGCTTCTCATCGGATCACGGCCAGCAATGCCCCACGATCCTTACTCACCATCAGGCGTGTGTGTGGGTACATGATTATGCACCCTTCCGATGCGAAGCCTGGTACACCATGAACTTTCTCCCCATGCATACGGAAAGTTCCCATGTCACGTCTGTAGGAATTACCGCTTACATGGATTAGGGTTATGGTCAGCGGACCTTTGCTCGTTCCGGTACTGCCGATTCTCCACGTTCCTCGCGGGATCGGCCCCATACCGCGAACCTGCTCACGATCAGGATTATTTTTATTGGTGAGAACGCCGGAGTAGCCTTTTTCAATTAGCTTACTATCCCGAAACAGTTCGCCAGTACTTTGTTTGTACGTCCAGTTAGCCATTGTGATTTCCTTATGCTGTTTTCCGCTCTTTCCAGCTATCGGCGTGTTTAATATTGCCGTCTGTATAATGCCAGTCGATTTTTTCATAACGAAATCCGACATGTTCGATGTGACCTTGTTTTTCAAAGCCTGGGTCTTTGGTATCAAACATTACAGGTACAACATGGCACACTCTCACATTTTCGAGCGTTGTAACGAAATATTTCTCTTCCAGACCGTTGTAGTTGATGCGGTAGAACTTAAACACCGCTTTAGCCAAAGTTCTTCCTGTTGTGAGTGCCTTATACAATAGCGGCGATGAGCTATCTATCAATTTTTCAAAGGTATATGCCTCATGCTGCCGAGTACCTGTTATCACACCTGTTGCATCGTCCGTTGGGATAAATAAATCATGCTGCATTCCGTTTAGCTCAATGCTTCCTTCACGTCCAGTGACATCAACAGAGCCTTTTAATAACTTCCCTTCTTCTTCGTAAAGCCATAGATATACTGGTATAGCCATTCAACAAACTCCCTTATTAATTGAATGATAGATTATCTTCTGTTCAACCTGTCATTACGAAATATCGAATGGTGTTTTATTGATGTAAATTAATAAAAGTGTGCATTTTCCCCGCCACAGTCAGACTTCGCATCATGTCCTCTTCACTCAGACCACCATTTGTCGTAGTAAGCGAAACTCAACAGGGCTGAGGCCGTTCAGCCGCAGGCTGATTCGCTCATGGTTGTAGTGGTGAATATAGGCGTCAATGGCCTCTCTCAGAGCAGGGATGCTGCTGAATTCTTCCAGATAGAAGCATGCGGATTTAAGCGTGCCGAAAAAGCTTTCAGCCATTGCGTTATCGAGGCAGTTCCCCTTTCTCGACAAGCTCGGCACCACGCCTGCCGCCCGGAGCCTGTCCTGATAAGCTGTCATCTGGTACTGCCAGCCCTGGTCAGTGTGCAGCACGGGCGTGTCACCCGGCGACAGCCGTGTAAATGCTTTACCCAGCATCGTATTAACCAGCGTCATCACGGGTTTTTCCGACAGACTGTACGCGATACCCTCGCTGTTGAAGGCGTCAATCATCGGGGAGAGATAAAGTTTTTCGCCGTTGACGGTGAACTTCTTCACGTCACTCACCCACTTGTCGTTAGCGCTGCTGGCTGTGAAGTCACGTTGCAGGCGGTTGGGGCTATTTTCCCCACCTGACCTTTCTATGAGCGGTATTGTCTGACGCAGATAACGGCGCGGAGCGACAGCTCTCCCATCAGGCGCTGCACCGTCTTGTGATTAACAGGGCCACCACTGCGCAGGAGCGCCAGCGTTATCCGGCGATAACCGTACCGCCCCTTATGGTGGTGATAAATATTAAGGATTCGTTCTTTTAGCGGCTGGTGATTATCAGTTTTCCTGACTGCCGTACAGGCAGCTTAAGAATGTTGCCCTCAAATCATGGGACGTCGAGAGCAGTTTACAACCTCGAGTTTTTAATAAAACATCCTAAGCCCAAATGCCACATGCCGGCCAGAAAGCAGGCCCTTTAATTCCGCAAAATTATGTTGCTTTTTTGTAAACGGATTAACATGTCATTGAAATCCTGCTATGCTGCCCCTCGCGGAACCGGGCACCATACCCTACACATGGACAGTCGTCACGTTACGGTGAACCTTCAGGGCGCCCGGTAAGCCATAACAATGTGAGCGAGGAGAACGTCGTGCTAGATGAATACCGTAAGCACGTTGCCGAGCGTGCTGCCCAGGGGATCGTTCCAAAACCTTTAGATGCTTCCCAAATGGCCGCGCTGGTTGAACTGCTGAAAAACCCGCCAGCGGGTGAAGAAGAATTCCTGTCCGATCTGTTAATTAATCGAGTCCCGCCGGGCGTTGATGAAGCGGCCTACGTGAAAGCCGGTTTCCTGGCGGCGGTCGCCAAAGGTGAAGCGACTTCTCCTCTGGTTACGCCTGAAAAAGCGGTCCAGTTACTGGGCACCATGCAGGGTGGCTACAACATTCATCCGCTGATTGACGCGCTGGACAATGAGAAGCTGGCACCCGGTGCCGCCAAAGCCCTGTCCCATACGCTGCTGATGTTTGACAGCTTCTACGACGTAGAAGAAAAAGCCAAAGCCGGTAACCCACACGCTAAACAAATCATGCACTCCTGGGCCGATGCGGAATGGTATCTCTCCCGTCCGGAGCTGGCTGAGAAAATTACCGTTACCGTCTTCAAAGTCACCGGTGAAACCAACACGGACGATCTCTCTCCCGCGCCGGATGCCTGGTCCCGTCCTGATATTCCTCTGCACGCGTTAGCCATGCTAAAAAATGCCCGTGAAGGCATTGAGCCGGACGAGGCGGGTAACGTTGGCCCCATCAAACAGATTGAAGCGCTACAGGCGAAGGGGTTCCCTCTTGCCTACGTTGGCGACGTCGTAGGAACCGGCTCCTCGCGTAAATCGGCGACCAATTCGGTGCTGTGGTTTATGGGTGATGACCTGCCCTTCGTGCCAAACAAAAAAGGCGGCGGCGTAGTGCTGGGCGGCAAAATCGCCCCTATCTTCTTTAATAC is part of the Erwinia sp. HDF1-3R genome and harbors:
- the lpdA gene encoding dihydrolipoyl dehydrogenase — protein: MSTEIKTQVVVLGAGPAGYSAAFRCADLGLETVIVERFSTLGGVCLNVGCIPSKALLHVAKVIEEAKALEEHGIVFGKPQTDINKIRSWKEKVITQLTGGLSGMAKGRKVKVVTGLGKFTGANTLVVEGENGATTINFDNAIIAAGSRPIQLPFIPHDDARVWDSTDALELKEVPERLLVMGGGIIGLEMATVYHALGSQIDVVEMFDQVIPAADKDVVKVFTKRISKQFNLILETKVTAVEAKDDGIYVSMEGKKAPTEPQRYDAVLVAIGRVPNGKGLDAGQAGVEVDDRGFIRVDKQMRTNVPHIYAIGDIVGQPMLAHKGVHEGHVAAEVISGKKHYFDPKVIPSIAYTEPEVAWVGLTEKEAKEKGISYETSIFPWAASGRAIASDCADGMTKLIFDKETHRVIGGAIVGTNGGELLGEIGLAIEMGCDAEDIALTIHAHPTLHESVGLAAEIFEGSITDLPNPKAKKK
- a CDS encoding DUF2778 domain-containing protein, which translates into the protein MANWTYKQSTGELFRDSKLIEKGYSGVLTNKNNPDREQVRGMGPIPRGTWRIGSTGTSKGPLTITLIHVSGNSYRRDMGTFRMHGEKVHGVPGFASEGCIIMYPHTRLMVSKDRGALLAVIR
- the tssD gene encoding type VI secretion system tube protein TssD, whose amino-acid sequence is MAIPVYLWLYEEEGKLLKGSVDVTGREGSIELNGMQHDLFIPTDDATGVITGTRQHEAYTFEKLIDSSSPLLYKALTTGRTLAKAVFKFYRINYNGLEEKYFVTTLENVRVCHVVPVMFDTKDPGFEKQGHIEHVGFRYEKIDWHYTDGNIKHADSWKERKTA